In Pleuronectes platessa chromosome 5, fPlePla1.1, whole genome shotgun sequence, a single genomic region encodes these proteins:
- the rilp gene encoding RILP-like protein 1 isoform X1 — MEAHEAQRDGGATGSCFDKSCSALTLDDVYEIAKLIGAEVERLIDGYGKESVLGLVPRIVTVLELLESFASRNLAHKLKEEELLKTFEAIQLQQQQQQQHRKRGGGKDCGSSEEDRHEARQEQQQKEQQQWSRRCEELQVQVQQLQEDREELHSRLKGNYAQEDRVQRQEREVMLRLKQVVDKQRDELRAKVQEITTISKEVEALQEQLDRFMKMNAELRHKQDVLQAQLKSTVERKADMEADLKEKSNEIENLQAQLDRTNSNSPSSPSLTAHESKKKTTGDQKDPDRPCFTKKEVRDIIFERNELKTNLFLVQEELNYYQREILNEERCPGFLLEAVRSAIKKRRKLIKAKMLGISAYECSSSDEEERRSLFGQTEVDGPQVDTDTDKPAESRIRNLFGFLTRSGSGRSPTHMSNSASGWEIIGDSEAADDDTAQRPKS, encoded by the exons ATGGAGGCGCACGAAGCCCAGCGGGACGGCGGCGCCACGGGGAGCTGCTTCGACAAGTCCTGCTCGGCTCTGACGCTGGACGACGTGTACGAGATCGCCAAGCTGATCGGCGCCGAGGTGGAGAGGCTCATCGACGGGTACGGGAAGGAGAGCGTCCTGGGGCTGGTGCCGAGGATCGTGacggtgctggagctgctggagagcttCGCGTCGAGGAACCTCGCTCACAAGCTGaaggaagaggagctgctgaagaCCTTCGAGGCcatccagctccagcagcagcagcagcagcagcacaggaaaCGTGGAGGCGGTAAAGACTGCGGCAGCAGCGAGGAGGACAGACATGAGGCACGG caggagcagcagcagaaggagcagcagcagtggagcaggaggtgtgaggagctgcaggtcCAGGTGCAACAGCTCcaggaggacagggaggagcTGCATAGCAGGCTGAAGGGCAATTATGCACAGGAAG ACCGTGTGCAGCGGCAGGAGCGAGAGGTGATGCTGAGGCTGAAGCAGGTGGTGGACAAGCAGAGGGACGAGCTGAGGGCCAAGGTTCAGGAGATCACCACCATCTCCAAAGAGGTGGAGGCG ctccaGGAGCAGCTGGACCGCTTCATGAAGATGAACGCAGAGCTGCGACACAAGCAGGACGTGCTGCAGGCTCAGCTGAAGAGCACCGTGGAGAGGAAGGCCGACATGGAGGCCGATCTGAAAGAGAAGAGCAATGAGATAGAAAACCTCCAAGCACAGCTGGACAGAACCAACAGCAACAGCCCT TCCAGTCCAAGTCTTACAGCTCATGAGTCAAAGAAAAAGACGACCGGTGATCAGAAAGATCCCGATCGGCCGTGCTTCACCAAGAAGGAGGTGCGTGACATCATTTTCGAGAGGAACGAGCTCAAAACCAACCTGTTCCTGGTGCAGGAGGAGCTCAACTACTATCAGAG GGAGATCCTGAATGAGGAGAGGTGTCCGGGTTTCCTCTTAGAAGCCGTCCGCTCAGCCAtcaaaaaaaggagaaagctCATCAAGGCCAAGATGCTCGGAATTTCTGCGTACGAGTGCAGCAGCAG tgatgaggaggagaggagatctCTCTTCGGACAGACAGAAGTAGACGGTCCACAAGTGGACACGGACACTGACAAACCAGCTGAGTCACGCATACGAAATCT CTTTGGCTTCCTGACGCGGTCGGGCAGCGGCCGTAGCCCCACCCACATGAGCAACTCCGCCTCTGGCTGGGAGATCATCGGAGACTCAGAGGCCGCTGATGATGACACGGCGCAGCGACCGAAGTCCTGA
- the prpf8 gene encoding pre-mRNA-processing-splicing factor 8: MAATFPYRGVPPAMPPGVPPPVTVPDYMSEEKLQEKARKWQQLQAKRYSEKRKFGFVDAQKEDMPPEHVRKIIRDHGDMTNRKFRHDKRVYLGALKYMPHAVLKLLENMPMPWEQIRDVPVLYHITGAISFVNEIPWVIEPVYIAQWGTMWIMMRREKRDRRHFKRMRFPPFDDEEPPLDYADNILDVEPLEAIQMELDNEEDSSVAEWFYEHQPLKDTSKFVNGTTYRRWQFTLPMMSTLYRLANQLLTDLVDFNYFYLFDLKAFFTSKALNMAIPGGPKFEPLVRDINLQDEDWNEFNDINKIIIRQPIRTEYKIAFPYLYNNLPHHVHLTWYHTPNVVFIKTEDPDLPAFYFDPLINPISHRHSVKSQEPLPDDDEEFELPEYAEPFLKETPLYTDNTANGIALLWSPRPFNLRSGRTRRAIDIPLIKNWYREHCPAGQPVKVRVSYQKLLKYYVLNALKHRPPKAQKKRYLFRSFKATKFFQSTKLDWVEVGLQVCRQGYNMLNLLIHRKNLNYLHLDYNFNLKPVKTLTTKERKKSRFGNAFHLCREVLRLSKLVVDSHVQYRLGNVDAFQLSDGIQYIFAHVGQLTGMYRYKYKLMRQIRMCKDLKHLIYYRFNTGPVGKGPGCGFWAPGWRVWLFFMRGITPLLERWLGNLLARQFEGRHSKGVAKTVTKQRVESHFDLELRAAVMHDILDMMPEGIKQNKARTILQHLSESWRCWKANIPWKVPGLPTPIENMILRYVKAKADWWTNTAHYNRERIRRGATVDKTVCKKNLGRLTRLYLKAEQERQHNYLKDGPYITAEEAVAIYTTTVHWLESRRFSPIPFPPLSYKHDTKLLILALERLKEAYSVKSRLNQSQREELGLIEQAYDNPHEALSRIKRHLLTQRAFKEVGIEFMDLYSHLVPVYDVEPLEKITDAYLDQYLWYEADKRRLFPPWIKPADTEPPPLLVYKWCQGINNLQDVWETAEGECNVMLESRYEKMYEKIDLTLLNRLLRLIVDHNIADYMTAKNNVVINYKDMNHTNSYGIIRGLQFASFIVQYYGLVMDLLVLGLHRASEMAGPPQMPNDFLSFQDTATESAHPIRLYCRYIDRIHIFFRFSADEARDLIQRYLTEHPDPNNENIVGYNNKKCWPRDARMRLMKHDVNLGRAVFWDIKNRLPRSVTTIQWENSFVSVYSKDNPNLLFNMCGFECRILPKCRTSYEEFTHKDGVWNLQNEVTKERTAQCFLRVDDESMQRFHNRVRQILMASGSTTFTKIVNKWNTALIGLMTYFREAVVNTQELLDLLVKCENKIQTRIKIGLNSKMPSRFPPVVFYTPKELGGLGMLSMGHVLIPQSDLRWSKQTDVGITHFRSGMSHEEDQLIPNLYRYIQPWESEFIDSQRVWAEYALKRQEAIAQNRRLTLEDLEDSWDRGIPRINTLFQKDRHTLAYDKGWRVRTDFKQYQVLKQNPFWWTHQRHDGKLWNLNNYRTDMIQALGGVEGILEHTLFKGTYFPTWEGLFWEKASGFEESMKWKKLTNAQRSGLNQIPNRRFTLWWSPTINRANVYVGFQVQLDLTGIFMHGKIPTLKISLIQIFRAHLWQKIHESVVMDLCQVFDQELDALEIETVQKETIHPRKSYKMNSSCADILLFASYKWNVSRPSLLADSKDVMDSTTTQKYWIDIQLRWGDYDSHDIERYARAKFLDYTTDNMSIYPSPTGVLIAIDLAYNLHSAYGNWFPGSKPLIQQAMAKIMKANPALYVLRERIRKGLQLYSSEPTEPYLSSQNYGELFSNQIIWFVDDTNVYRVTIHKTFEGNLTTKPINGAIFIFNPRTGQLFLKIIHTSVWAGQKRLGQLAKWKTAEEVAALIRSLPVEEQPKQIIVTRKGMLDPLEVHLLDFPNIVIKGSELQLPFQACLKVEKFGDLILKATEPQMVLFNLYDDWLKTISSYTAFSRLILILRALHVNNDRAKVILKPDKTTITEPHHIWPTLTDEEWIKVEVQLKDLILADYGKKNNVNVASLTQSEIRDIILGMEISAPSQQRQQIAEIEKQTKEQSQLTATQTRTVNKHGDEIITSTTSNYETQTFSSKTEWRVRAISAANLHLRTNHIYVSSDDIKETGYTYILPKNVLKKFICISDLRAQIAGYLYGTSPPDNPQVKEIRCIVMVPQWGTHQTVHLPNQLPGHEYLKEMEPLGWIHTQPNESPQLSPQDVTTHAKVMADNPSWDGEKTIIITCSFTPGSCTLTAYKLTPSGYEWGRQNTDKGNNPKGYLPSHYERVQMLLSDRFLAFFMVPGQVSWNYNFMGVRHDPNMKYDLQLANPKEFYHEVHRPSHFLNFASLQEGEIYNADREDMYA, encoded by the exons ATGGCGGCTACCTTCCCCTACAGAGGGGTCCCTCCAGCAATGCCACCAGGCGTACCCCCTCCTGTGACAGTGCCAGACTACATGTCTGAGGAGAAACTACAAGAGAAAG CAAGAAaatggcagcagctgcaggcaaAGCGCTACTCAGAAAAGAGAAAGTTTGGATTTGTGGATGCTCAGAAGGAAGACATGCCACCTGAGCATGTCCGCAAGATCATCAGGGACCATGGAGACATGACTAATAGAAAGTTTCGCCATGACAAGAGGGTCTACCTTGg TGCCCTCAAGTACATGCCACACGCAGTTCTGAAATTGCTTGAAAACATGCCCATGCCTTGGGAACAGATCAGAGATGTGCCTGTTCTCTACCACATCACTGGAGCTATTTCCTTTGTGAATGAAATACCCTGGGTCATAGAGCCAGTCTACATTGCCCAGTGGGG AACCATGTGGATCATGATGCGTCGTGAGAAGCGTGACCGCCGGCACTTCAAGCGGATGCGTTTCCCACCATTTGATGATGAGGAGCCGCCGCTGGACTACGCTGACAACATCCTTGATGTGGAGCCACTGGAGGCCATCCAGATGGAGCTGGATAATGAAGAGGACAGTTCAGTTGCTGAGTGGTTCTATGAGCACCAGCCCCTCAAAGACACTTCCAA GTTTGTGAATGGCACCACCTACCGTCGCTGGCAGTTCACACTGCCCATGATGTCTACGCTGTACCGTCTAGCTAATCAGCTGCTGACAGATCTGGTGGATTTCAACTACTTTTATCTCTTTGACCTCAAGGCCTTCTTCACTTCTAAGGCCTTAAATATGGCCATCCCTGGGGGACCAAAGTTTGAGCCACTGGTGCGGGACATCAACCTCCA AGACGAAGACTGGAATGAGTTCAATGACATCAACAAAATCATCATCCGACAGCCCATCAGGACAGAGTACAAAATCGCTTTCCCCTACTTGTACAACAACTTGCCACACCATGTCCACCTTACCTG GTATCACACACCAAATGTGGTGTTTATCAAGACAGAGGACCCAGATCTGCCGGCGTTCTACTTTGACCCGCTGATCAACCCCATTTCACACAGACATTCTGTCAAG AGTCAGGAGCCTCtgcctgatgatgatgaggaattTGAGCTTCCTGAATATGCGGAGCCCTTCCTCAAAGAGACCCCACTTTATACAGACAACACAGCTAATGGCATTGCTCTGCTGTGGTCGCCAAGACCATTCAACCTCCGATCCGGCCGCACAAGACGTGCCATTGACATCCCCCTGATCAAGAACTG GTACCGTGAGCACTGTCCTGCAGGACAGCCGGTGAAAGTACGTGTATCATACCAGAAACTGCTCAAGTACTATGTGCTCAATGCTCTGAAGCACAGACCACCCAAGGCCCAGAAGAAGAG GTATCTGTTCCGCTCCTTCAAAGCCACCAAGTTCTTTCAGTCCACCAAGTTGGACTGGGTGGAGGTGGGCCTGCAGGTTTGCAGACAGGGTTACAACATGCTCAATCTGCTTATCCACCGCAAGAACCTCAACTACCTGCATCTCGACTACAACTTCAACCTGAAGCCTGTCAAGACACTCACAACAAAG GAACGTAAGAAGTCCAGATTCGGCAATGCCTTCCATCTGTGCAGAGAGGTGCTGCGTCTCAGCAAGCTGGTGGTGGACAGCCACGTGCAGTACAGACTGGGAAACGTTGATGCTTTCCAG TTGTCCGATGGAATTCAGTACATCTTCGCTCACGTTGGCCAGCTGACAGGCATGTACCGCTACAAGTATAAGTTGATGAGACAGATTCGGATGTGCAAAGACCTGAAGCATCTCATCTACTATCGGTTCAACACT gGTCCTGTGGGCAAGGGTCCAGGCTGTGGCTTCTGGGCTCCCGGCTGGAGAGTGTGGCTGTTCTTTATGAGGGGTATCACTCCACTGTTGGAGAGGTGGCTTGGAAATCTGCTTGCCAGGCAGTTTGAAG GACGTCACTCAAAGGGTGTGGCCAAGACAGTGACCAAACAGCGTGTGGAGTCTCACTTTGACCTCGAGCTACGAGCTGCAGTGATGCATGACATCCTGGACATGATGCCTGAGGGTATCAAACAGAACAAAGCCAGGACCATCCTTCAGCACCTTAGTGAGTCGTGGAGGTGCTGGAAGGCCAACATCCCTTGGAAG GTGCCAGGCTTGCCCACTCCAATTGAGAACATGATCCTGCGCTATGTGAAGGCCAAAGCTGATTGGTGGACCAACACGGCCCACTACAACCGTGAGCGAATCCGTCGCGGAGCCACTGTGGACAAGACCGTGTGTAAGAAGAACCTGGGAAGACTGACTCGTCTGTACCTGAAAGCTGAGCAGGAGAGACAGCACAACTACCTGAAG GATGGTCCCTACATCACAGCTGAAGAGGCAGTGGCCATTTACACCACCACCGTTCACTGGCTGGAGAGTCGGCGGTTCTCACCCATCCCCTTCCCTCCTTTGTCCTACAAACATGACACCAAGCTGCTCATCCTGGCATTGGAGAGGCTCAAagaagcatacag TGTAAAGTCTCGTCTGAACCAGAGTCAGAGGGAGGAGCTGGGGTTGATAGAACAAGCCTACGATAATCCCCATGAGGCCTTGTCAAGGATCAAACGTCACCTGCTCACACAGAGAGCCTTCAAAGAG GTGGGTATCGAGTTCATGGACTTGTACAGCCACCTGGTGCCTGTGTACGATGTGGAGCCCCTGGAAAAGATCACAGACGCCTACTTGGACCAATACCTGTGGTATGAGGCAGATAAAAGACGCCTGTTTCCACCCTGGATCAAACCCGCTGACACCGAACCACCGCCACTGCTCGTCTACAAGTGGTGCCAAG GCATCAACAACTTACAGGATGTGTGGGAGACTGCTGAGGGAGAGTGCAACGTGATGCTGGAGTCTCGCTATGAGAAGATGTATGAGAAGATTGATCTGACATTGCTCAACAGGCTGCTGCGTCTTATTGTCGACCACAACATCGCTGATTACATGACAGCCAAGAACAACGTCGTCATCAACTACAAG GACATGAACCATACCAACTCCTATGGCATCATCAGAGGGCTCCAGtttgcctcattcattgtacaGTACTATGGCCTGGTGATGGACCTGCTGGTTCTGGGCTTGCACCGTGCCAGTGAGATGGCTGGCCCACCTCAGATGCCAAACGACTTCCTCAGTTTCCAGGACACGGCTACAGAAAGTGCCCACCCAATAAGGCTTTACTGCCGCTATATTGATCGCATCCACATCTTCTTTAG GTTCTCTGCTGACGAGGCCAGGGATCTGATCCAGAGGTATCTGACAGAGCATCCAGACCCCAACAATGAGAACATCGTTGGTTACAACAACAAGAAGTGCTGGCCCCGTGATGCTCGTATGAGACTGATGAAGCACGATGTCAACCT TGGACGCGCAGTGTTCTGGGACATAAAAAATCGTCTTCCCAGGTCTGTGACCACTATCCAATGGGAAAACAGCTTTGTGTCGGTCTACAGCAAAGACAACCCCAACCTGCTCTTTAACATGTGTGGTTTTGAGTGTCGCATTCTCCCCAAGTGCCGCACCAGCTACGAAGAATTTACTCACAAGGATGGTGTGTGGAACCTGCAGAATGAG GTAACTAAAGAGAGAACCGCACAATGTTTCCTGCGTGTGGATGATGAATCAATGCAACGCTTCCACAACCGAGTGCGTCAAATCCTGATGGCCTCTGGATCCACCACATTCACGAAG ATTGTGAACAAATGGAACACAGCCCTGATTGGCTTGATGACGTACTTCCGTGAGGCTGTGGTCAACACCCAGGAGCTTCTAGATCTGCTGGTGAAGTGTGAGAACAAGATCCAGACACGTATCAAGATTGGTCTGAACTCCAAAATGCCTAGTCGCTTCCCCCCTGTAGTTTTCTACACTCCCAAAGAGCTGGGTGGCCTTGGCATGCTGTCCATGGGCCATGTGCTCATCCCACAGTCAGACCTACG GTGGTCCAAGCAGACAGATGTGGGCATCACTCACTTCCGGTCTGGAATGAGTCATGAAGAGGACCAGCTGATTCCTAACCTGTATCGTTACATTCAGCCATGGGAGAGTGAGTTCATTGACTCTCAGAGGGTCTGGGCTGAGTACGCACTCAAGAGACAGGAGGCCATCGCCCAGAACAG GCGTCTGACCCTTGAGGATTTGGAGGACTCGTGGGACAGGGGAATCCCCCGTATCAACACCCTTTTCCagaaggacagacacacactggcttATGACAAAGGCTGGAGAGTCAGGACTGATTTCAAACAGTACCAG GTTCTGAAGCAGAATCCATTCTGGTGGACTCATCAGAGACACGATGGCAAACTGTGGAACCTGAACAACTACCGCACAGACATGATTCAGGCTTTGGGTGGTGTGGAGGGCATCCTGGAACACACACTCTTCAAAGGCACTTACTTCCCCACATGGGAGGGTCTCTTCTG GGAGAAGGCCAGTGGCTTTGAGGAGTCTATGAAATGGAAGAAGCTGACCAATGCTCAGAGGTCTGGTCTCAATCAAATCCCCAACCGTCGGTTCACACTGTGGTGGTCACCCACCATCAACAGAGCCAAT GTGTACGTGGGTTTCCAGGTGCAACTTGACCTGACTGGAATCTTCATGCACGGAAAGATCCCCACACTGAAGATCTCCCTCATTCAGATCTTCAGGGCTCACTTGTGGCAAAAGATTCATGAGAGCGTTGTCATGGATCTTTGTCAG GTGTTTGACCAGGAACTGGATGCTCTGGAGATTGAGACTGTACAGAAGGAGACTATTCACCCCAGGAAGTCGTACAAAATGAACTCGTCTTGTGCAGACATCCTCCTCTTTGCATCTTACAAGTGGAATGTCTCTAGACCGTCTCTGCTCGCTGACTCCAA AGATGTGATGGACAGCACCACCACGCAGAAGTACTGGATTGACATTCAGCTCCGCTGGGGTGACTACGACTCACATGACATCGAGCGCTACGCCAGGGCCAAGTTCCTGGACTACACCACTGACAACATGAGTATCTACCCCTCCCCCACTGGGGTGCTCATTGCTATCGACCTAGCCTACAACCTCCACAG TGCCTATGGTAACTGGTTCCCGGGAAGCAAGCCTCTTATCCAGCAGGCCATGGCTAAGATCATGAAGGCCAACCCCGCCCTGTATGTGCTCAGGGAGCGCATCCGCAAAGGTTTGCAGCTGTACTCTTCAGAGCCCACTGAGCCCTACCTGTCCTCACAGAACTACGGCGAACTCTTCTCCAACCAGATCATCTGGTTTGTGGATGACACCAATGTCTACAGAGTCACCATCCACAAG ACATTTGAGGGTAACTTGACCACGAAGCCCATCAATGGAGCCATTTTCATCTTCAACCCCAGGACTGGTCAGCTCTTCCTCAAGATCATTCACACATCTGTGTGGGCTGGACAGAAACGTCTGGGACAG TTGGCGAAATGGAAGACAGCTGAAGAAGTGGCTGCCCTGATTCGCTCCCTTCCTGTAGAAGAACAGCCGAAACAGATCATTGTCACCAGGAAGGGCATGTTGGACCCTCTCGAG GTCCACTTGCTTGATTTCCCCAACATTGTGATCAAGGGCTCTGAGCTACAGCTGCCTTTCCAGGCCTGTCTGAAGGTGGAGAAGTTCGGAGACCTGATCCTGAAGGCTACAGAGCCTCAGATGGTGCTGTTCAACCTCTATGACGACTGGCTCAAGACCATCTCATCTTACACA GCCTTCTCTCGACTCATCCTGATTCTCAGAGCACTCCACGTCAACAACGACAGAGCCAAGGTGATCCTCAAGCCGGACAAGACAACGATTACTGAGCCTCACCACATCTGGCCCACACTTACTGATGAGGAGTGGATCAAGGTAGAGGTGCAACTTAAGGACCTCATTCTGGCTGATTATGGCAAAAAGAACAA TGTGAACGTGGCCTCACTGACGCAGTCTGAGATTCGTGACATCATCCTGGGTATGGAGATCTCTGCACCGTCACAGCAGCGCCAGCAAATTGCTGAAATCGAGAAACAGACCAAAGAGCAGTCGCAGCTCACCGCCACACAGACCCGCACGGTCAACAAGCATGGTGACGAGatcatcacctccaccacctcgAACTACGAGACGCAGACCTTCTCGTCCAAGACTgagtggagagtgag GGCTATTTCTGCTGCTAACCTCCATCTCCGAACCAACCACATCTACGTGTCGTCTGATGACATCAAGGAGACGGGTTACACCTACATCCTGCCCAAGAACGTCCTCAAGAAGTTCATCTGTATCTCAGATCTACGAGCACAG ATTGCAGGTTACCTGTACGGCACCAGCCCACCAGACAACCCCCAGGTGAAGGAGATCCGTTGTATCGTCATGGTACCACAATGGGGGACGCACCAGACAGTCCACCTGCCCAACCAGCTGCCTGGCCATGAATACCTTAAA GAAATGGAGCCCCTTGGCTGGATCCACACCCAGCCCAATGAGTCACCACAGCTGTCCCCGCAGGACGTCACCACCCACGCTAAGGTCATGGCTGACAACCCTTCATGGGACGGAGAAAAGACCATCATCATAACCTGCAG CTTCACCCCCGGCTCGTGCACACTCACAGCCTACAAGCTAACACCCAGCGGCTACGAGTGGGGTCGTCAGAACACAGACAAGGGCAACAACCCTAAAGGTTACCTGCCCTCCCATTACGAGAGAGTGCAGATGCTGCTCTCTGATCGTTTCTTGGCCTTCTTCATGGTGCCTGGACAAGTCTCCTGGAACTACAACTTCATGG GTGTGCGCCACGATCCCAACATGAAGTACGATCTCCAGCTGGCCAACCCCAAAGAGTTCTACCATGAAGTCCACCGGCCCTCGCACTTCCTCAACTTCGCCTCGCTGCAGGAGGGCGAGATCTACAACGCCGACCGAGAGGACATGTATGCTTGA
- the rilp gene encoding RILP-like protein 1 isoform X2, whose translation MEAHEAQRDGGATGSCFDKSCSALTLDDVYEIAKLIGAEVERLIDGYGKESVLGLVPRIVTVLELLESFASRNLAHKLKEEELLKTFEAIQLQQQQQQQHRKRGGGKDCGSSEEDRHEAREQQQKEQQQWSRRCEELQVQVQQLQEDREELHSRLKGNYAQEDRVQRQEREVMLRLKQVVDKQRDELRAKVQEITTISKEVEALQEQLDRFMKMNAELRHKQDVLQAQLKSTVERKADMEADLKEKSNEIENLQAQLDRTNSNSPSSPSLTAHESKKKTTGDQKDPDRPCFTKKEVRDIIFERNELKTNLFLVQEELNYYQREILNEERCPGFLLEAVRSAIKKRRKLIKAKMLGISAYECSSSDEEERRSLFGQTEVDGPQVDTDTDKPAESRIRNLFGFLTRSGSGRSPTHMSNSASGWEIIGDSEAADDDTAQRPKS comes from the exons ATGGAGGCGCACGAAGCCCAGCGGGACGGCGGCGCCACGGGGAGCTGCTTCGACAAGTCCTGCTCGGCTCTGACGCTGGACGACGTGTACGAGATCGCCAAGCTGATCGGCGCCGAGGTGGAGAGGCTCATCGACGGGTACGGGAAGGAGAGCGTCCTGGGGCTGGTGCCGAGGATCGTGacggtgctggagctgctggagagcttCGCGTCGAGGAACCTCGCTCACAAGCTGaaggaagaggagctgctgaagaCCTTCGAGGCcatccagctccagcagcagcagcagcagcagcacaggaaaCGTGGAGGCGGTAAAGACTGCGGCAGCAGCGAGGAGGACAGACATGAGGCACGG gagcagcagcagaaggagcagcagcagtggagcaggaggtgtgaggagctgcaggtcCAGGTGCAACAGCTCcaggaggacagggaggagcTGCATAGCAGGCTGAAGGGCAATTATGCACAGGAAG ACCGTGTGCAGCGGCAGGAGCGAGAGGTGATGCTGAGGCTGAAGCAGGTGGTGGACAAGCAGAGGGACGAGCTGAGGGCCAAGGTTCAGGAGATCACCACCATCTCCAAAGAGGTGGAGGCG ctccaGGAGCAGCTGGACCGCTTCATGAAGATGAACGCAGAGCTGCGACACAAGCAGGACGTGCTGCAGGCTCAGCTGAAGAGCACCGTGGAGAGGAAGGCCGACATGGAGGCCGATCTGAAAGAGAAGAGCAATGAGATAGAAAACCTCCAAGCACAGCTGGACAGAACCAACAGCAACAGCCCT TCCAGTCCAAGTCTTACAGCTCATGAGTCAAAGAAAAAGACGACCGGTGATCAGAAAGATCCCGATCGGCCGTGCTTCACCAAGAAGGAGGTGCGTGACATCATTTTCGAGAGGAACGAGCTCAAAACCAACCTGTTCCTGGTGCAGGAGGAGCTCAACTACTATCAGAG GGAGATCCTGAATGAGGAGAGGTGTCCGGGTTTCCTCTTAGAAGCCGTCCGCTCAGCCAtcaaaaaaaggagaaagctCATCAAGGCCAAGATGCTCGGAATTTCTGCGTACGAGTGCAGCAGCAG tgatgaggaggagaggagatctCTCTTCGGACAGACAGAAGTAGACGGTCCACAAGTGGACACGGACACTGACAAACCAGCTGAGTCACGCATACGAAATCT CTTTGGCTTCCTGACGCGGTCGGGCAGCGGCCGTAGCCCCACCCACATGAGCAACTCCGCCTCTGGCTGGGAGATCATCGGAGACTCAGAGGCCGCTGATGATGACACGGCGCAGCGACCGAAGTCCTGA